The Oncorhynchus gorbuscha isolate QuinsamMale2020 ecotype Even-year linkage group LG08, OgorEven_v1.0, whole genome shotgun sequence DNA window TGAACATGACTATCATAACTCCATTGTTTCTGCTCTGCTTGACATTGTTGGTCGGCACAACCGAGAGTGTGGCAGAGATATGCAGGGGGACGCACTGTTTCAACTCAGAGGACTGGACCAGACCTTGTACAGGGGCGCATTGCCAGCGGCGAACGGACGCAGCACCCCAACACTTAAACCCCGTAATGCAAGACAGGCAAGCGTTTGTTAAGCCCCTTTACCAGGATGCCCATACTAAACATCAGACCAGAAGTGCACAGGTACCATACACTATCATTCAACCACATCGTGGTGTCACGGCCACAAGCGACACGCAGAAAGAAAACCCAAGGTCCATTACCGCGGAGGTGTACCACCCCGGATGCAAAGGAGGGAATTGTCAAGCTTCCCAGCCGCGACCAACGAGAACTGAGAGTGTCCCCCGGGAATGCAAAGGGATTGAATGTAAACTGCCACTCAGGATGCGACCCAAGCCGAAGCCTCAACCGTGCATTGGCGACAGTTGTGTCACTGGTGGTGGCGAAGACCCGAGAGGGCAGCAGCCCCCCCTGGTTCATGACAGAGCGGCGCAATTTCTTGGAGAATTTCCGGAGTTTGGATCAGAACGTGGTTCATCGCCTCTTGGAATACAGTTGACATGCGACATCAAACCAGGTTTAGCATGTGACCCACTGATATACAGAATTTTctataatttatttaaaaaaagatcATGCCCCCAAAGTAATTAATAGTTTAGCTAACAATTAATGTTAgtagaaaaatatataatttcaGTTTACAGCCATGAGAGTTGAAATGTACTCTCAGTGAATGCAACAATAACCAGCTGGCCAGTGTGACTGAACTATTTAGAGGTACAGAAACTGTGAAAACGTTATAAAGATAGCTGTAGTGTGGGATAATTTATACTTTTTGAAGTGTTAAATGTAACACAATTAGAGGTAATTTAACACTTGCAATTTTGCAATATAAATGAGGTAAAATAGAGAATAAAGGAAGTAACAGTGTATAGTTTCCTAGAATGTATGAGTGTATCAGGATTTACCACCAATTTATCACTGCAACCTTTAATAATTCAGTCTGAAAGGTATTTTTGTATGCCGTTTGAATATAACCCCCCCAGAAATGTATTTCACTATGTAAATGATCAATGTGATGAGAATCTGTGCATGTGGGTGAGCACATGTATCCCTAGCTACCCTGTCCTCCCTCCAACACAGGCAACAATGAGGTGCCCTCGGAGGACACCCTGGTGCTGCAGCTGCGTCTGGCCAAGGGCCAGGAGAAGCTGGTGGAGGCACTGAAGGGCCAGCAGGAAGAAATCAGGGAGCTGCAGAGCAGACTGAGCCAACAGCAGGGGACGCTGGTcagccagcagagagagatcctggaggagcagagcagactgaGCCAACAGATGGACCAGGTCTGGAACCACGTCTGAAACATTGTGGTTTCCCTTTGCTGGAGGGAAGATTTAATAGACATGATGCAACGCTTTGCTGTTGCCCAGCAACTTCAACATCTGCTTTGTTTATAATAATAGACCACTGGAAGGTTTAATTAATTACTTTTGGGCAACATTTTGGTCAATAAACGTTTAATAAAGTCTACCTAAAACCATCCAATAAAAGAAACAAACAAAACTGTTATTGCAGGACTCTGAAGGAGCTTGCTCTGATGAAGGAGCTTGCCCTGATGAAGGAGCTTGCTCTGATGAAGGAGCTTGCCCTAATGAAGGAGCTTGCCCTGATGAGGGAGCTTGCTCTGATGAAGGAGCTTGCCCTGATGAAGGAGCTTGCCCTGATGAAGGCGCTTGCTCTGATGAAGGAGCTTGCCCTGATGAAGGCGCTTGCTCTGATGAAGGAGCTTGCTCTGATGAAGGAGCTTGCTCTGATGAAGGTGCTTGCTCTGATGAAGGAGCTTGCTCTGATGAAGAAGCTTGCTCTGATGAAGGTGCTTGCTCTGATGAAGGTGCTTGCTCTGATGAAGGAGCTTGCTCTGATGAAGGAGCTTGCTCTGATGAAGGAGCTTGCTCTGATGAAGGTGCTTGCTCTGATGAAGGTGCTTGCTCTGATGAAGGTGCTTGCTCTGAAATGCGTCAACATTATTGAAAGTTGCCATCCTGAACCTTTTTTCAGTAAATGTATGTTTGGTCTCATCTCAGGTCAAGGCCCAGTATGGCCTACTCCTAGAGAATGTCAAGCAGATGTCCTTCCATGGCATGCAGGAGGAGCTAGAGAGCCACATGGTGGCCCTcagaggccaggccagggccCATCACACCCAGGCCTACGCTGTGCACAAGGTGGACATGGAAGCCAGAGTGATGGATGTAGACCTCCCCGTGTTGGCCTGCAGGTCCTGTGGAGCGGAGGAGTACTGCGACTTCAGGACAGGTCCGCCGCAATGTGAGAGGTGCACCATCTGTCCAGCGGGCTTCTTCCTGGTGTCCCAGTGCTCCATCCATGCTGACAGGATatgccaggtgagtctataaAAGCTTGAATATTCTAGATGTACAAACACACCCATTCAGGAGTTGTATTTTATGAatcattatttatatttttacaggACAGAGATGAATGCCTTGAAGTAGCAAACCTGTGTTCAGAACAGAAGAAATGTCTAAACACGCCAGGTAAGAAGGGTTTAGACTGTTTGGCAAAAAACTCGTACTGTATCAGTGTTAACCTATTCCCAAATCGTTTTTTAAGAATATGCTACATATAACAATTCCTCTTCCACTCACTCTATAAATAGAAATGTGCtacttgtgtatgtgtgtgagagagggttaACTTCTGTCCTCCACTGTTTCTATGTGAACCAGGTGGATTCAGGTGCCAGGGCTTGTCTGACAGAGAGGCCAGCACAGGCTTGTGTGGACATGCCTACTTCTACAACTCGGAGATGGAGGAGTGTCAGGCCTGTCAGGAGTGTGAGGTGGAGCAAGTGGCCACACCCTGCACCTTCACGAGTGACACCGTCtgctccaccccctccaccaccgACAGCAGCAGGCTGTCCCTGTCCTGGGCTGGGGTTGTGACCCTGCCTCCTACCAAGAGCCACGCCCCTGGTCACGCCTTCCCCAACCTGCAGCTCCACATCCATGGGCGGGGCGACAGCAATCTGCTGGCCACCGAAGACGGCCATCTGGTGCTGCGACAGCACGGCCTTGTGTGGGCAGACGAGAACTTGGCCCTGAGCCATGGATGCCGCAGTTTCGTCCAGGTGTGTCTGCAGCTTAACACCAGTGACCTGACCGAGGGGCGGGACCTTAGTGGGGTCAGGGTGGAGCAGCGGGAAGTTAAGTCGCTCCAGAGTGCCAGTGTCAGTGGGGTGGCAGAAGTTGCTCCAGGAAGTATGCTCTCCCTGCTCCTCAGGAGTGCCAGCCACCATTGCAACCACACAAGCGATGGCCTGCACCTCCATGACCCATCTGTGGCCCCTCTCAGTCTCTTCTGGCTGTCCCACGATACCGGTGCCGTTGCCATGACAGCGCAGGCAGTGTCATCGGCACACTACCACACCAACTACCGGCCCGCCTTCAAGACCACGTCCACCTCTGACCCGTACGTTGTGGGGCTGACTCACGATGGGCGTGGAGTGCGCTTCACTGAAAGTGGCACAGTGCGCTTTGTGTTCCAACAGGCACTCTACTCCATGGGCCAGGCGTGCGTGACGGAAGGCTTTCACCTGCTGGCCTACCTCAACCACAATGGTAGCAGCATGGAGCTGGCTCGAACATATAAGACTGGTGTCCACTATCGCGACACGTCCATCTCCCTGTCGGCCGCTACCATGGTCGGCCCCGGCGATACTCTGGGCTTTGAGATCCTCTCCCCGGGGCAGTGCAACATTCGCTACTTCGGTGACGACTCCGGCATCAGCGCCCTCAGTTTGGTGTGGATCCCCACTGCCATCTCCTCCGCCCTCTCCGCCTCCGTGGCACGCACAGGCTTGCCCTCCGGAGCGGTGCGCAACAAGCCCTTGTATTTCCGCCAGGTGAGCCCACACATGCCGCAGATGCAGGTTGGGCTTCCAGGGAAGGGTCGCACTGAACAAGGACGTGAGTTTGTCTTCACGGAGAGCGGGACAGTCAGCTTTGCACTGGACCTGAAGCTGATCCACTCCTGCAACCCGGTTAAAATCACCCTGCTCCGACATAGAGGCgagggggcaggggaggagggcaAGCCAGTGCCCCTGGCCCAGCAATTCGGGGGCCCGATGCCAGAGGGCAGCGGGTGGGCAAGTGTGGGGCTGCGGGCCTCCTTCCAGGTCCACAATGGCACAGCGGTTTTTGTCACATTGGACTGCGTGCGAGGACGCATCAATCAGATCAGTCATCAGGCGGGGAGCGGCGTCTCCATACTgtgggtggcagcgtagcctagtggttagagcgttagttcgaatccccgagctgacaaggtacaaatctgtcgttctgcccctgaacaggcagttaaacccactgttcctaggccgtcattgaaaataagaatttgttcttaactgacttgcctagttaaataaaggtacattttTTACAAATAAATATCACTAGTCTAGAAACACCAAACTAACAATACCTAAAGCATGGTTTCCCGAATGTTTTACTTATTCAATTAGCCTTTGATCAACAAAATTGGCCAATTTTAGCATGATTTACGTCATGTATAAAAAGTACCCTTACATATACTGACTTAAAATACACCAAAGGATGGTTTTGGTGAGTAGCAGAGAGAATATTTAAGCTTTATGGTCTTTTATGCATATTCTATATTGTATTTTGATATTATAAGGATGCTAGAATTAGCATTGTTATTCAACAATTCTTGGTATGAACCTTCTTTCATGTTGACATTTGCTGGGCGCATATCTTGTATTTACAGTGTATAATTGAGTTACTGCATTGACGCCAGAGCTTTATAGAAGATACTTAAAATTCTTTTTGCTTTCATCAAGGATAATTTTGCAGGGCTGGTTTTACTCTGAAGTGTGTTAAGAACATATGTTTTAGGTTAGCCGCCATTTTCTAAATGTGAGTGTGTCCGCTGCATGCCTTAGTTAATGACCATTTTCAGGAGACCCAGAAAGGGTTTGTACACTCGTGTGGAGGTCCACTTGTGTTAGACCAGCCACAAAGAAGTTTAGAATTATACAGAGTTCTATAGACAGTGACTTCCTTCATCCACTATTTAGACCAGCCACAAAGAAGTTTAGAATTATACAGAGTTCTATAGACAGTGACTTCCTTCATCCACTATTTAGACCAGCCACAAAGAAGTTTAGAATTATACAGAGTTCTATAGACAGTGACTTCCTTCATCCACTATTTAGACCAGCCACAAAGAAGTTTAGAACTATACAGAGTTCTATAGACAGTGACTTCCTTCATCCACTATTTAGACCAGCCACAAAGAAGTTTAGAATTATACAGAGTTCTATAGACAGTGACTTCCTTCATCCACTATTTAGACCAGCCACAAAGAAGTTTAGAACTATACAGAGTTCTATAGACAGTGACTTCCTTCATCCACTATTTAGACCAGCAATTATGCCACCAGCCAAAGTGGCAGTCTTTAATGCCGTAATACATACTTTGTAAATATTAAAACAGAAAACACTGATTATGACACCAAACCTCATTCTTATTAagtcacctgcattgcttgctgtttgggggttttaggttgggtttctgtacagcactttgagatatcagctgatgtaagaagggctttataaataaatttgatttaaaCACTCACTGCTTTAAAAACGCACAAGACTGTAGGCTATATATTTTAATAATGGTTGAAAGTTTGTTATATATTTAAGCATTAATGCCCGAGGGGGTGtggcatatggccaatataccacgggcTGTTCTTGGATATAAAACttcaaggtgccttattgctattataaactggttcccaacataaatagaacagtaaacaagtatcTGTGCATCATACCCATGGTATAATGTCTCTTATATAATTATACACACACAGGTGAATGAAAtgctgtttcagccaatcagcatccaggacccaagctacccagtttataatatgtaTTATAACACGTTATTATCTACGTTTTCACAGCATAATGTATAAATGTTACTACAAGCTGCCATGCTATAtgtccctaaccctaattctaacgtAATCATAAAGACAGACAATCTGTCATACTGTATACCTTTTGTAATCACATGTATAGACCTGCGTTGTCATGAGACATATCTGTCCTTATGGCTTGAATTAAACCCAGGTGTTGCCGGCAaaacaaaaaagaaaaaaagacccAGATGTTTGGCATTGCAGATCAAAAGACACAGCAGGTCTTTCACGTTGAATTTAAACAGTTAAAATGGCATTCAAAAGAGGTTAACAGTTTTCCAGTTATAACCTCTCCTCGCTCAGAATGTTTCCAATGCCTTGGCTAAAGTTCAATACGTACAATACTCATCATATGAAATTCAATTCAACAGAGCAGGGCACACAATGTGTGAAAACGTCACCCTATTCAGAGCACGGTATAGTTTTATGTATAGTTTTCATATTGCTGCAGACTAGGGGGGATTCAATAACTCATGGTCCTAGTGAAGCCAATGAGCTCGTCTGTGCATGTCAGGAGATGTGATCTGTTGCTATATAAAGAAGGACCAAAAACCTGCAGACTCACCCACgtgaaaaaaaatacagtttactatagaataatACAGCACTTATAGAATTATGCAGTAAACTGTAGAATATACTACACATTGTAGTATACCTCAACCATATGTAGTACTTACAATAGGATATTGctgaatactatagtaaatactacagtatactacagccCACAAAAGCACTATAATTTACACTACAGCATGggactccagccctgttcctggagagctaccctcctgtaagtTTTCACTCAAGTCCCAGTTGTAATTAACCTGATTCTTATCAactagctaattattagaatcaggtgtgctagattagggttggagtgaaaacctacaggactgtaaaCTCCAGGAAAAGGATTGGAGATCCCTATACTGCATTATATAttttgcatataccctgcccattcccctccctTATCCCAATGTTTGCCACCCATACAGCAagtaagatttagatgcactattgtaaagtgactgttccactggatgtcataaggtgaatgcaccaatttgtaagtcgctctggataagagcgtctgctaaatgacttaaatgtaaatgtaaatgtacatgccAAGTATCGACAATATATTGTGTTCCCTCAGGTGAAAGAAAATAGCATAAGTTCTGAACTGTCCATTCAGACCTcagtcctacctacaggttattgaaaatatatatattttaaaatgtattttgttcAGTAGGTTTCCTCAAAGGCAAAGCCACCATTGCTGTCAAAGACTTTaaaaaaacactatagtaaatactacaatcatgtctgcaaaaacactacagtaattacAATAGTATATAATAGTtcttactacagtatttatactatagtaaACTGTAAATACAGTCTTGTCCACAAAACTACACTAAGCACTAccgtattcactgtagtgtttttacgGACTTTACTACACTATTTAACTATACAATACGATAGTATTTTTTTTTCCACATGGGCAGCAGCTTTTCAGGAACAGAGGTGCCTATTTCTattttaaaaggcttctaaatGGCACAGGTATTAGAAAAGGGCATGCAACGCTGAGGTACTATTTTAACCTAGTTTATttttccgttgcaaaacgtttcaCTACAGTGTTCCCTACTGAACAGGACTCAGTTTACTTTACATTGATATAAGTCAGGCTCATTATATTGagatcatttacattacatttacattacatttaagtcatttagcagacgctcttatccagagcgacttacaaattggtgcattcaccttattttGATGCTAATGGTAAGTAACTATGATAAtatacccccccccaaaataatcCCTTTACCATGTATTTAGCTACACCTTTAAAATCTCAAGTACAGTAGTTGAAAAAAGCAactcctctccttacctcttaTGTATACTTGTATTcctatatgggggggggggggcaatcgtATTGGATCGGGATTATGTTTTTCACAGACTATTCCACATGGTCAAAAAGGGACAGAATTCAAAGACCATGTCATCATGGCAGAAATGAAGACCACTCCACTTACGACTGGTGAGTTATAgctataataaaaaaataaaaaaggccAAAGTCCTTAACCTAGTGCTGGCCCCTGTCTGAGGACCAAGCCAGCCTCTCACGTTAGGGCTTTAACCACAGGTTAACGCAagtgtccagtgtttccagatttctatggaAATATGACCTAGAATTAAATCACAATACGTGTACAATTGTTTTCCTTCCCCCCAAAATTGCAATGAattatgtaaaaaatattttctgTGTTGGAAAGGGTGTGGGCGTACCCCCAACCACAGAAAGGGTGTGGGCGTACCCTCAACCCCAGAAAGGTGTGGGCGTACCCCCAACCACAGAAAGGGTGTGGGCGTACCCCCAACAACAGAAAGGGTGTGG harbors:
- the si:ch211-252f13.5 gene encoding uncharacterized protein si:ch211-252f13.5; amino-acid sequence: MNMTIITPLFLLCLTLLVGTTESVAEICRGTHCFNSEDWTRPCTGAHCQRRTDAAPQHLNPVMQDRQAFVKPLYQDAHTKHQTRSAQVPYTIIQPHRGVTATSDTQKENPRSITAEVYHPGCKGGNCQASQPRPTRTESVPRECKGIECKLPLRMRPKPKPQPCIGDSCVTGGGEDPRGQQPPLVHDRAAQFLGEFPEFGSERGSSPLGIQLTCDIKPGNNEVPSEDTLVLQLRLAKGQEKLVEALKGQQEEIRELQSRLSQQQGTLVSQQREILEEQSRLSQQMDQVKAQYGLLLENVKQMSFHGMQEELESHMVALRGQARAHHTQAYAVHKVDMEARVMDVDLPVLACRSCGAEEYCDFRTGPPQCERCTICPAGFFLVSQCSIHADRICQDRDECLEVANLCSEQKKCLNTPGGFRCQGLSDREASTGLCGHAYFYNSEMEECQACQECEVEQVATPCTFTSDTVCSTPSTTDSSRLSLSWAGVVTLPPTKSHAPGHAFPNLQLHIHGRGDSNLLATEDGHLVLRQHGLVWADENLALSHGCRSFVQVCLQLNTSDLTEGRDLSGVRVEQREVKSLQSASVSGVAEVAPGSMLSLLLRSASHHCNHTSDGLHLHDPSVAPLSLFWLSHDTGAVAMTAQAVSSAHYHTNYRPAFKTTSTSDPYVVGLTHDGRGVRFTESGTVRFVFQQALYSMGQACVTEGFHLLAYLNHNGSSMELARTYKTGVHYRDTSISLSAATMVGPGDTLGFEILSPGQCNIRYFGDDSGISALSLVWIPTAISSALSASVARTGLPSGAVRNKPLYFRQVSPHMPQMQVGLPGKGRTEQGREFVFTESGTVSFALDLKLIHSCNPVKITLLRHRGEGAGEEGKPVPLAQQFGGPMPEGSGWASVGLRASFQVHNGTAVFVTLDCVRGRINQISHQAGSGVSILWVAA